From Uloborus diversus isolate 005 chromosome 8, Udiv.v.3.1, whole genome shotgun sequence, a single genomic window includes:
- the LOC129228377 gene encoding uncharacterized protein LOC129228377 — translation MICNETCISNLWSLETIGILDPSEKKTQDELHAAAKEHFLRTVRIDDEGRFIVDLPWLSEHPPLPENFELALKRLNNTVKNLKAKNLYEDYDLVFKEWEKEGIIEEVPYNEIQEPSHYLPHRPVVKENSTTRIRPVFDASAKSRSSPSLNDCLEKGMNLIEFIPSILTRFRMYKIGVTADICKAFLQIRVSERDKNYLRFLWYNDKSELKYFRHCRVIFGASCSPFLLGSVVQYHLESALEEARVESSKYPVETVEELANSFYMDNCLVSVKDEAQLHKFMQAATEILMERKFELRGWEYSDSRCQVSEPTNVLGMMWDRGNDTLSLKLSHDTDTSSMKISKRSILSAAHKTFDPLGIVCPVTLLPKLLLQRLWECKLTWDQEVDTNTEEEFLKWLKNLETLKELKITRWLQCEYVIDSLHFFCDASKSAYSAVVFIKICLNDSVAVHLLRAKSRIAPCGKKETTIARLELLGATILARLSVEVLKEFKKEKIVFWTDSTTVLSWLRREGPWGVFVQNRVQEIRSLTPLNAWRFVPGSLNPADLPSRGCSASQLLSSKWWEGPQWLYFPSEEWPKDEFCADEEEILSERKRGVVSSMVNVQCTDNIQTTGRMDQIRSLNVDRVFTAILNAVWLCHSMAAVGPNDEHNSLERGLTE, via the coding sequence ATGATTTGTAATGAAACTTGTATATCAAACTTGTGGTCATTGGAAACGATCGGTATACTGGATCCATCTGAGAAGAAAACGCAAGATGAATTGCATGCAGCAGctaaagaacattttttgagaaCTGTTAGAATAGACGATGAAGGAAGGTTTATCGTTGATTTGCCTTGGTTGAGTGAACATCCCCCTCTgcctgaaaattttgaattggcTTTGAAGAGACTGAACAACACAGTCAAGAACTTAAAAGCGAAAAATCTGTATGAGGATTATGACCTGGTTTTCAAAGAATGGGAAAAGGAGGGAATAATTGAAGAGGTTCCTTATAATGAAATTCAAGAACCATCGCATTATTTACCACATCGGCCTGTTGTCAAAGAAAATAGTACGACTCGCATTAGGCCAGTATTCGATGCTTCCGCTAAGTCGAGATCTTCACCAAGTCTAAATGACTGCCTTGAAAAGGGTATGAACCTTATTGAATTCATTCCATCAATATTAACACGCTTTCGTATGTATAAAATAGGGGTTACTGCTGATATATGTAAAGCGTTTCTGCAAATCCGTGTATCAGAAAGGGACAAAAATTATCTGAGATTCCTCTGGTACAACGATAAGTCTGAGCTAAAGTATTTCAGGCACTGTCGTGTAATATTCGGTGCTTCGTGTAGCCCTTTTTTACTCGGATCTGTGGTTCAGTATCATTTAGAATCAGCACTAGAAGAGGCACGAGTTGAGTCCTCGAAATATCCCGTTGAAACTGTAGAAGAACTTGCTAACAGTTTTTATATGGACAATTGTCTTGTTAGCGTAAAGGATGAAGCTCAGTTGCATAAATTTATGCAAGCGGCTACAGAAATATTAATGGAGAGAAAATTTGAATTACGAGGGTGGGAGTACTCGGATTCCCGCTGTCAAGTTTCAGAACCCACGAATGTGCTAGGAATGATGTGGGACCGTGGAAATGATACCCTCAGTTTAAAGTTATCACATGATACTGATACCTCTTCGATGAAAATTTCTAAGAGGTCAATTTTGTCTGCTGCACATAAAACGTTTGATCCTTTAGGCATAGTCTGTCCGGTTACTTTACTGCCAAAACTTTTGCTGCAGAGGTTATGGGAATGCAAATTAACCTGGGATCAAGAAGTAGATACAAATACTGAAGAAGAATTCTTGAAATGGTTGAAAAATTTGGAGACTTTGAAAGAATTGAAGATAACTAGATGGTTGCAATGCGAATACGTAATtgatagtttacattttttctgcGACGCTAGTAAGTCTGcctattcagctgttgtttttataaaaatttgtttgaatgatTCAGTAGCTGTTCATCTGCTAAGAGCAAAATCTCGGATTGCACCTTGTGGAAAGAAAGAGACGACTATAGCAAGATTAGAGCTTCTTGGAGCCACAATTTTAGCACGTCTTTCTGTAGAAGTTCTGAAAGaattcaaaaaagagaaaattgtgttTTGGACTGATTCTACTACAGTTCTTTCATGGTTGAGAAGAGAAGGGCCGTGGGGAGTGTTTGTACAAAACCGAGTGCAGGAAATTAGATCCTTGACTCCTTTGAATGCATGGCGGTTCGTACCAGGATCACTAAATCCAGCAGATCTTCCGAGTAGAGGTTGCTCTGCTAGCCAACTTCTTTCATCAAAATGGTGGGAAGGTCCGCAATGGTTGTATTTCCCATCGGAAGAATGGCCTAAAGACGAAttttgtgctgatgaagaagaaattttaagtgaaagaaaGAGAGGCGTGGTATCATCTATGGTCAACGTGCAATGCACAGATAACATT